One genomic segment of Planctomycetaceae bacterium includes these proteins:
- a CDS encoding sigma-70 family RNA polymerase sigma factor produces MDLDKHLETIVHRCQDGERTAFEELFELYQPRLKYYVRRLDCDGHNIDDILQDIWLTVIKEIQKLKEAKVFAVWLYRIARNKVYDGFRRKENFAVLPDEDEIYISGNDEPTFDEADGEKLHKALNELKPYHREVLTLCFIEQMSYQSIAEVIGCGIGTVRSRIFYAKQSLRKEMESKNG; encoded by the coding sequence ATGGATTTGGACAAGCATCTGGAAACAATAGTGCATCGCTGTCAGGATGGCGAAAGAACGGCGTTTGAAGAGCTATTTGAGCTGTATCAGCCGAGGCTGAAATATTATGTTAGGCGGCTGGATTGTGACGGACACAATATTGACGATATTCTGCAGGATATCTGGCTGACGGTTATAAAGGAAATCCAGAAGCTGAAAGAGGCAAAGGTTTTCGCTGTCTGGCTGTATCGTATCGCAAGAAATAAGGTTTATGATGGGTTCAGACGCAAAGAAAATTTTGCCGTGCTGCCGGATGAAGATGAAATTTACATATCAGGCAATGACGAGCCGACTTTTGATGAGGCAGACGGCGAGAAGTTACACAAAGCCCTTAACGAACTCAAACCTTATCATCGAGAAGTGTTGACACTGTGTTTTATTGAGCAAATGTCTTACCAGTCGATTGCGGAAGTTATCGGTTGTGGAATTGGAACTGTCAGGTCGCGAATATTTTACGCAAAGCAATCTCTTCGCAAAGAAATGGAGAGTAAAAATGGATAA
- a CDS encoding PDZ domain-containing protein translates to MDKNKKLFEKLLKADGINPAKTLESERIAFGKILDRQLETKESNRGKLFAWRMLTQSKIFRLSAAAVIIFAIFIGISRFGGYLDTTSVALADVAIKLNQIKSSIFKKMTTISSKNVINTFETLSYYTKGAVREDIYDNDKLSNQVYVNFSKGTFVGINYKEKFYRKTELIEDDIKNQSVTLGPHEIANFILSKGEYKKLGKKSINGIAVEGFEFYDLRTILSIDKDYVKDMTMRFWVDLNSKFIVRIEVDCLLINNNKVNIVMYDPQYDVELAPNFFEPQIPRDFIDYEKRGFVGLNLENWPTLKVVSGMPAEKAGIKDGDVLKKINGQDVSYIKTSEDARQALSGKAGDKIALTVKRQDSEYTFDIIRVTLPDKH, encoded by the coding sequence ATGGATAAGAATAAAAAATTATTTGAAAAACTGTTGAAAGCGGATGGTATTAATCCCGCGAAAACTTTGGAATCTGAACGTATTGCTTTTGGTAAAATTCTCGACCGACAGTTGGAAACTAAAGAATCAAATCGGGGCAAACTGTTTGCATGGCGAATGCTGACACAAAGTAAAATATTTCGATTATCTGCGGCAGCCGTAATAATCTTTGCGATATTCATTGGCATAAGTCGTTTTGGCGGTTACCTTGATACGACAAGTGTGGCGTTGGCAGATGTGGCTATAAAACTTAATCAAATAAAAAGCAGTATTTTTAAAAAGATGACAACAATATCCTCTAAGAACGTAATTAACACATTTGAAACCTTGTCATATTACACAAAAGGTGCTGTGAGAGAGGACATCTATGATAATGATAAACTAAGTAATCAGGTGTATGTAAATTTTTCTAAAGGAACATTTGTTGGGATAAATTACAAGGAAAAATTTTATAGAAAAACAGAATTGATAGAGGATGATATTAAAAATCAATCTGTGACATTAGGGCCGCATGAAATAGCAAATTTCATTTTGTCGAAAGGAGAATATAAAAAATTAGGCAAAAAAAGCATAAATGGAATTGCTGTCGAAGGTTTCGAATTTTACGATTTAAGAACAATTCTTAGTATTGATAAAGATTATGTAAAAGATATGACCATGCGTTTTTGGGTTGATTTAAATTCTAAATTTATAGTTCGTATTGAAGTAGATTGCCTTTTGATTAATAACAACAAAGTGAATATCGTTATGTATGATCCCCAATATGATGTTGAACTCGCCCCCAATTTTTTTGAACCGCAAATACCTCGTGATTTCATAGATTACGAAAAACGTGGTTTTGTTGGGCTCAATCTTGAAAATTGGCCGACGTTGAAAGTTGTGTCAGGTATGCCTGCAGAGAAAGCGGGAATTAAAGATGGCGATGTGCTGAAAAAGATAAATGGCCAGGATGTCAGCTATATTAAAACCTCGGAAGATGCAAGGCAAGCATTATCAGGGAAGGCTGGCGACAAGATTGCTCTTACCGTTAAACGACAGGATTCCGAATATACTTTTGATATTATCAGAGTGACTTTACCGGATAAACACTAA
- a CDS encoding phosphoesterase, which yields MAQDEQVLVIKREILDKLGTFHGLMFDVERYLKEIFAPGVCTFMARPLAEKDPSFKQLIPYVIMGCDGKYLSYVRGKRAGETRLVSKRSMGIGGHINPVDWTLFSNDARQTYLEAVQREITEEVSVDTKYTNKIVALLNDDTNEVGQVHLGVVHFWQLEAPKVERKEQMITQLEFMSPAELNKVKDTLETWSALCLDGVDKMTKS from the coding sequence ATGGCACAGGATGAACAGGTATTAGTAATCAAAAGAGAAATACTCGATAAGCTCGGAACGTTTCACGGCCTGATGTTTGATGTCGAACGTTATCTTAAAGAAATATTCGCGCCCGGCGTTTGCACATTTATGGCAAGGCCGCTGGCGGAAAAAGACCCGTCTTTTAAGCAATTAATACCTTATGTTATAATGGGCTGCGATGGCAAATATTTGAGCTATGTCCGCGGCAAACGTGCAGGCGAAACCCGCCTTGTCTCAAAACGTTCAATGGGAATCGGCGGCCATATCAATCCGGTCGATTGGACGCTTTTCAGCAACGATGCACGCCAAACATATTTGGAAGCCGTTCAGCGTGAAATTACCGAAGAAGTTTCGGTAGATACCAAGTACACAAATAAAATTGTTGCTCTATTGAATGACGACACAAATGAAGTCGGCCAGGTTCACCTCGGCGTTGTCCATTTCTGGCAATTGGAAGCACCGAAGGTTGAACGCAAAGAGCAGATGATTACGCAGTTGGAATTTATGTCGCCTGCGGAACTAAATAAAGTAAAAGACACATTGGAAACATGGTCGGCCCTCTGCCTTGACGGTGTTGATAAAATGACAAAGTCTTAA